CGCCGGACGCGGCCTCCTCGGTCCTGCAGAACGCGCCGACCAGCATCCCGATCGCGAAGAACGCCGTGGTGCCGAGCACCAGCAGCGGCAGCGCGAGGTACCACTGACCGGTGAGCCGCAGGCCGAACAGGGGCAGCATCGCGACCGCCACGAACACCACGCCCTGGACGAGCGCCGTGCCGATGGAGACGAGGATGCGCGAGGTGAGCACGGTGGTCGTGCTGACCGGGGCGAGCCGGATGCGGCGCAGCACCTGCTTCTTGCGCCACGACACCAGGGTGAGGGCCGCGCCGAACACGCCGGAGAACGAGACCGCCCACGACAGGATGCCGGGCGTCAGGTACTGGATGGGCTTGAGCGAGGCGTCCTCGACCGGCACGGTCTCCAGGGTGAACACCGGCCGCACGTCGGCCACGCCGAGGTTCACCTTGTCCACCACGCCGGACACGATGCCGACGACAGTGCCCGCGGCGACCTGGTCGGTGGCCGCGAACACGAGGTCGACCTGGTTGCCGTCCACGACGACCGCGGCGGGCAGGTCGCCGTCGTCGACCTTCCGCCGGGCGTCGGCGGCGCTGCCGTGGCGCTCCAGCTCCAGCGCGCCGGTCTGCTCCAGGGCGGTGACCACCGGGCCGTCGCCGACCACGCCGATCTTCGTCCGGTCGTCGCCCGGGCTGCCGAGCAGCAGGCCGAACACGACCAGGAACAGCAGCGGGAACAGGAAGATGAAGAACAGGGCCATCCGGTCGCGCAGGAAGCCCTTGACCATGGCCGCCGCGAGGCTCTTGAACGCGGTCACGCGCGGTACTCCCGTCCGGTCAGGTCGAGGAACACGTCCTCCAGGGTCGCGGTGCGCACCTGGAGCCCGTCGAGCGTGCCGCGCTCGGCCAGCGCCGAGAGGACGGGCGCGGGCCGGCGGGTGGAGATGGTCAGCGAGACCTCGTCCTCGTGCGCGTCCTCGACCCCGGAGATGGCGCGGGCCGCCTCCGTGGTGAGCGCGCCCTTCCGGAGGACGACGTGGGTGGGCGCGTCGAGGCCGCGCACCAGCGTGGCGGGCGCGTCCATGGCCAGGACGCGGCCGCGGTCCATGATCGCCACGCGGTCGCAGAGGATCTCGGCCTCGTCGAGGTAGTGCGTGGTGTAGACGATGGTCTTGCCGCGGGCCTGGATGGCGCGCAGCACGTCCCACAGGTTGCGGCGGGCCTGCGGGTCGAGCGCGGCCGTCGGCTCGTCGAGGAACACCACGTCCGGGTCGTGCACCAGGGCGCAGGCGATGGACAGCCGCTGCCGCTGGCCGCCGGACAGCTTGTTCTCCTGCACGTCCGCCTTGTCGCCGAGGCCGACGAGCTCCAGCATCTCGTCCGCCCGGCGCGCGGTCACGCCGTACAGCGAGCCGAACGTCTGGAGCTGCTCGCGCGCGGTCAGCCTCTCGAAGAAGCTCGACGCCTGGAGCTGCACGCCGATGCGGGGCAGCAGCTCGGGGTTGCGCGGCCACGGTTCGACGCCGAGCAGCGTCACCCGGCCCGAGTCGGGCTTGCGCAGGCCCTCCACGATCTCCAGCGTCGTGGTCTTCCCCGCGCCGTTCGGCCCGAGGATGCCGAAGAACTCCCCCTCCGCCACGGTGAACGAGACGCCGTCCACCGCCTTCAGCCCGCCGTAGCTCTTGCGGATGTCCGCAACCACGACCGCTGGAATGCGTGCCCCACTCATGGCTGGACGGTAGCCCCCGGACAGCCGTCGGTGGTGGGGAACGGGCAGCCCTCGACCGAAGTGGACGGTGATCGATACCTTCGTAGGACGCACCGGTAGCGCTGCGCACGCCCCCGACCACGAGGCGTGCTCACAGGCCCCGGGTGGCCTCGACCGGGGCGTCGGCCAGCTCGTGGGCGACGGTCGTGCCCGCCGTGAGCACTTCCCACGACAGCCGCACGTCGTCCCACGGCTCGTCGCCCACCCGCAACGCCCTCGTGCACTGGAGGCGGGACGGGTCGGCGCCGGGCGCGGTGACGGTCAGGTCGCGGCCGTCCGCCAGGTGCACGACGGCGCGGGCGAACCTCGGCGTGTTGAGCACGAACTCCCCCGTGCCCGGTGTCACCGGGTACAGGCCGAGCGCCCCGAGCACGTACCACGCGGACATCGTGCCGAGGTCGTCGTTGCCCGTGACGCCGTCGGGCGCGGCCACGAACAGGGTCTGCGCCGCCCGCACCACCACCGAGGTCTTCCACGGCGCGCCGAACAGCGCGTACATCCACGGCACGTGCAGGTCCGGCTCGTTGTTGGGGTTGTAGCGGTGCTGGTCGTAGTAGTCGTACGGCCCGACGACCCACTTGTCGCGCACCGCGCGCGCCGGGTCGGCCGGCAGGTCGGTGAAGGCGAAGAAGTCGTCCAGCCGGGCGAGCGCGGCCTCCCTGCCGCCCAGCAGCCCGACGAGCCCGTCCACGTCGTGCTGGGCCAACCACTGGTACTGCCACGCCGTGCCCTCGTGGAAGCCGTCCGGCCCTTGCGCGCTGAACGGCGACAGCCACGCGCCGCCGGCCACCTTCGGCCGCGGGAACCCGCGGAAGCCGCGATCGGTGACCGAGGGGTCCCACAGCGCGCGGTGGTTGCGGCCCCTCGCGCGCAGCACGGCGGCGTCCTCGTGGTGGCCCAGGGCTTCCGCCATGATCGACAGGGCGTGGTCGGCGAGCGCGTACTCCAGGGTCGCCGACGCGCCGTGGTGCGGGTCGACGTCCTGCCCCTTCTTCGGGAAGCCCGGGTCGTGCCGGACGAACCCGTCCGCGAGGTAGGACGGGTTGCCCGCCCTGCCCTCGAACGGCGAGGACGCGGGCGGCACGGACGTCGCGTTGCGCCACAGCGCCCGGTACGCCTGCTCCTCCCGGCCCTCCAGCGCGCCGAACCGCCACAGGTCGACCAGGAACGGCGTCACCGGGTCGCCGGTCATCGTGTTGGTCTCCTGGTTGGCGTACGCCCAGCGCGGCAGCCACCCGCCCTGCTCGTGGACCGCCAGCACGGACCGGGCGACGTCCCGCGCGCGGTCCGGCCGCAGCAGCGCGAGCAGCTGGTTGTGCGCGCGGTAGGTGTCCCACAGCGAGAAGTACTCGTGGTAGGTCCAGCCGTCCGCGCGGTGCACCCGGTCGTCGAACCCGCGGTAGCGGCCGTCCACGTCGTTGCCGGTCAACGGTTGGAGCAGCACGTGGTACAGCGCCGTGTAGAACACCACGAGGTCGTCGGGGTCGGCGCCCTCCACCTCCACGGACCCCAGTTCGCGCCGCCACTCGTCCTGCACGGCCGCGCGCAGCTCGTCGAACGCCCTGCCCCGCGACTCGGCCAGGTTCTTCGCCGCGCCCTCGGCGTCCACGTGCGAGAGGGCCGTCGCCACCGTCACCGGGTCGTCGCCGTCGAACACCGCCCACTGCCCGCGCAGGCCCGCGCCGCCCTCCGCGCCGCCCCAGTTCCCGGTGGTCCGGAACGGCCGGTCGAAGGTGGTGGTGAACCAGGTCGTGTAGGGCTTGCCGCCGCAGAACGCCTGCGCGGTCACGGTGCCCGCGAACGTGCGGTCGTCCACCACCCGCACGGAACTGGCGGACACGGGCTCCTCGTCGTCGGCCTGGCCGACGTTCACCAGCACGTGCGGCGTGGACCCGGGCGGGAAGGTGAACCGCTCGACGCCGGTGCGGGTCGTCGCGGTGCACTCGGCGGTGATGCCGGACGCCAGCCGCACCCGGTAGTAGCCGGCTTCGCCGACCTCGCCGTCGTGGGTGTACCCCGAGGCGTGCGCGCGGTGGTCGAACGACGCCGGCAGGCCGAGCGCGGGCAGGACCGGCACCAGCCCGCCCTGCTCCCGGCAGCCCGCGCCGGACAGGAAGAAGTGCCCGAACCCGCGGATGGCCGGGTCGTCGTAGCGGTAGCCCGCGTAGTGCGACCCCACGGGGCTGGAGTGGGCCATGCCGAACGGGGCCGACGCGCCGGGGAACGTGTTCCCCTCGTCGCGCGTGCCGATGAACGTGTTCACCCGGCCGACCGGGTCGAGGTCTGCCGCCATGACACCCACGGTAGCCCCCACCAGCAGCGCCTGTCCGGTTCGGGACAACGCGCGACGTTGACATCCGCTGGTGCGGGGTGTGTGATTCGGCCACTATGACAACGTTGTCCCCGAACGGCGCGGCCGGCGCCCGCAAGGTGCGGCGCGCCACGATGAACGACGTGGCACGGCTGGCGGGCGTCAGCATCAAGACCGTGTCGCGCGTGGTGAACGACGAGGCGGGCGTGCACCCGGCGACCGCCGAACGGGTGCTCGCGGCGATCGACCAGCTGGGCTTCCGGCGCAACCTCAGCGCGCGCAACCTCCGCCGCGGTTCGTCGACGGGCACCATCGGCCTGGTGCTGGAGGACGTGGGCAACCCGTTCTACTCCGGCGTCACGCGGGCGGTCGAGGAGATCTCGCGCCTGCGCGGCAGGCAGGTGATCACCGGTTCGTCGGACGAGGACCCGTCGCGGGAGCGGGAGCTGGCGCTGGAGTTCTGCTCGCGCCGCGTCGACGGGCTGCTGATCGTGCCGGCCGGGTTGCAGCACGGGTACCTGGTGCCCGAGATGCGCGCGGGCACGCCGGTGGTGTTCCTGGACCGGCCCGCGGGCGACGTCGTGGCGGACACCGTGCTGGTGGACAACATCGGCGGCACGGTCGAGGCGGTCGCGCACCTGGCGTCGTTCGGACACCGCAGGATCGCGTTCCTGGGCGACGCGCCGGACATCTTCACCGCCAACGAGCGGCTGCGCGGCTACCGCGAGGGCTGCGTGCGCGCGGGTATCGGCTACCACGAGTCGATGGTGGTCATGGGGCCGCACGACGAGCACTCGGTGCGCGCGGCGCTGGCCGGCCTGCGGGACCTGGCCGACCCGGCGACCGCCGTGGTGACCGGCAACAACCGGATCACCGTGCACGCGCTGCGCGCCCTCGCGGGTTCCGACTCGCGCCCGGCCCTCGTGGGCTTCGACGACTTCGAGCTGGCCGACCTGCTGTCCCCGCCGGTGACCGTGATCGCGCACGACGCGAGCGCGCTCGGCAAGGCGGCGGCCGATCTGCTCTACGCCCGGCTGGACGGCGACGGCACCCCACCGCGCCGCGTCGTCCTGCCGGTGCGCTTGGTGGCCCGTGGATCAGGAGAGGTACCCGTATGAGCTCCGACACCCAGCCCGTCCCGCTGGCGGCGAACCAGCCGCGCCAGTTCTACCGGGGCGGGGCGGCCATCGCGGCGTTGCGGAACGACGTCGGGGCCGGTGGCGGCCCCGAGGACTGGGTCGCCTCGACGACCACCCGGTTCGGCAAGGACGAGGCCGGTCTGTCCCGGCTGCCCGACGGGCGGTGGCTGCGCGACGCCGTGGCCGCGGACCCGGTGACGTGGCTCGGCGCGGAGCACGCGGCCGAGTTCGGCGGTGACACCGCGCTGCTGGTGAAGCTGCTCGACGCCGGGCAGCGGCTGCCGGTGCACTGCCACCCGTCGAACGCCTTCGCCGAGCAGCACTTCGGTTGCCGGCACGGCAAGACCGAGGGGTGGATCGTGGTCGGCACCACCGGCCCGGAGCCGACCGTCTACATCGGATTCCGCGAGGACGTGCCCGCGGACGTGGTGGCGCGGTGGGTGGCCGAGCAGGACCCGGCGATGCTCGACGCGCTCAACCCGGTGGCGGTCTCCCCCGGCGACACGGTGTTCGTGCCCGCGGGCGTGCCGCACGCCATCGGCGAGGGCGTGTTCATCGTGGAGCTGCAGCAGCCCACGGACTTCTCGATCACCCTGGAGTGGGACGGCTTCCTCGCCGACGCCGAGGCCGGCCACCTGGGCCTGGGCTACGACAAGGCGCTGGACTGCGTGGAGCGCCGCGCGCAGTCCGTCGACGACCTGGTGCTGCGCACGCGCGCCGAGACCGGTCCGTCGGTGCCGCTGCTGGGCACGCGGGCCGACCCGTTCTTCCGCGCCGACCGGCTGCACGTGTCGGGCACGGCGGCGATGGAGCCCTCGTTCGGCGTGCTGGTGGTGCTGGAGGGCGCCGGCACGGTGGGTCCCGTCGCGGTGCACCGGGGCAGCACGCTGGTCGTGCCGCACGCGGCGGGCGAGGTCGTGGTGACCGGCGACGTGGTCGCCGTCCGGTGCAGGCCGCCACTGGTGTCGAGCCTCGGGAGCTGAGCGCCCGGGACCCGGCCACCGAGGCGGTCACGCCGCGCGTGCCAGGAGGCGGCCCTGCGGGAACCGCTCCCCCTCGCACGGCTCGCGCAGCACCCGGCCGACCTCGGCGAACCCGGCGTCGCGCGCCAGCGCCGCGAGGTCGTCGACCGGCCAGCGGTAGGCCGTCACCACCTTGTGGTCGAACGCCGCCACCGGCCCTCCCCCGGCCTCGAAGAAGCCGAGCAGCAGGTGGCCGCCGGGGACGAGCACCCGGCGGAACTCGGCGAAGCACGCGGGCAGGTCGGCCGGCGGGACGTGGATGACCGAGTACCAGGACAGGACGCCGTGCAGCGAGCCGTCCGGCAGGTCCAGGGCGTCCAGGGAGCCGACCTCGAACCTCAGGTCCGGGTACGCCGCGCGGGCGAGGTCGACCATCACGGGCGACAGGTCGACGCCGAACGCGTCCAGCCCGAGGTCGCGCAGGTGCGCGGTCACCCTCCCGGGACCGCAGCCGACCTCGGCGACGGGGCCGGCGGCCCGCACGTGGTCGGCGAACGCGGCGAGCACCGCGCGGTCCAGCGGGACGCTGTCGAGGTCGTGGCGGGGCAGCTCGGCGTAGCGGACGGCGACGGCGTCGTAGGCGTCCGCCGTCGCGCGGAGGTCGGGTCGGGTCACGGCCGAAGACCCTAGAGGTACTTGTTGGCCAGCTCCGTGTACTCCTTCTCCAGGTCGTCGGCCAGGTACGCCACGTAGGCCCACGGCACGTCGTGCACGTGGTCGCGCATGCCGAGCAGGTGGCGCTTCGCGCGCGGCGCGTCGTCGGCCAGGGCGAAGGCCGCGGCGAACAGGTTGTGCGCCTGGAGGGCACGCGGGTGCGGCTTGGCCTGGACCGCCTCCCACCGGTCGGCGGCGGTGGCGATCTCCTCCCGGTGCCGGCTGAAGTAGCGCAGCTTCAGGGTGGCGATCTTCAGCGCCGCCCGGGACTGCACGGCGTCCTCGAACTGCTCCAGGAAGATCTCGAAGTGGGCGAGCGGCAGCATGGCCACGACCGGGTCGCCGGGCGGTGCGGCGTCCACGCTGCCCTGGGCGAACGCCATCATCTCCTCGGCCGAGCCGCCCCACTTGGCGGCCAGGATCTGCAACCGCGTCCAGTGCGCCGGGTAGAGGGTGGGGCAGCGCGCGGCGATCTCGCGCCACACCTCGTCCTTCTGGTCGCGGTCGACCTGGAGGCCCAGGCCCGCGGTCTGGAGCTGCGCCCACGGCACGGCGTCCCGCGGCAGGAGCTTCGCGGCCTCGTGCAGCGGGCCGACGGCCTTGCGCAGCGTGCCGAAGAAGACCTTGAACCGGTCCTTGCCGACGGTGTCCGCGCGGCCCGAGCCGCGGATCGCCCACGCCTCCCGGATGAACGCGGTGCCCGCCAGCAGCCACAGGTCGGGGTCGGTGTTGCCCTTGGCCAGCTCCAGCAGCTCGTCGGCGTGCCCGATGGCGTGCTCGCCGAGCACCTCGGCCCGCAGCGCCCGCACCTCCGGGTCGTCCCGGCACTCCGCGAGGACCGTGGTGGCCGCGCGCAGGTGGCCCGCGTCCATCTCCTCCGCCGCGATGTCCAGGATCGCGTCGTCGTACGTGTGGTCCCGCACCACCTCGCGGGCGACCGCGGCAGGCCGCTTCCTCCGGAAAATCCCCACTCCCGCGACCTTACTTTCCTCCGAGCCCGAGTGGCCTAAGTCTTTCGTAGAGCCGAACAGGGCCTTTCTGCGCTTGTCCTCCACCCTACGCACGCGGTGGGGTGGGGGCCTCGACCGGAGGGGGACCGATGAGGAGAGAACTGGCCGCGGCCGTGTCCGCCGCGTTACTCACGGTGGTTGCACCGGCACCGGCACCGGCACTGGCGCAGGCACAGGACCGGGCGCCGGAACGGGTGCCCGCCACCCCGTACGAGAGCCAGGCCGTCACGTGGGCGCCGTGCGCCGACATCCCGGGCCTGGAGTGCGCGACGTTCCGCGCGCCGCAGGACTGGCGCACGCCGGGCGACGGCAGGGCCATCACCGTCGCGATCAGCCGGCTGACGCCGTCCGGGCAGGTCAAGGGCACCGTGCTCACCAACCCGGGCGGTCCCGGCGCGCCCGGCCGCACCCTGCCGCTGCTCTTCGCGGACCG
This region of Saccharothrix longispora genomic DNA includes:
- a CDS encoding ABC transporter permease; amino-acid sequence: MTAFKSLAAAMVKGFLRDRMALFFIFLFPLLFLVVFGLLLGSPGDDRTKIGVVGDGPVVTALEQTGALELERHGSAADARRKVDDGDLPAAVVVDGNQVDLVFAATDQVAAGTVVGIVSGVVDKVNLGVADVRPVFTLETVPVEDASLKPIQYLTPGILSWAVSFSGVFGAALTLVSWRKKQVLRRIRLAPVSTTTVLTSRILVSIGTALVQGVVFVAVAMLPLFGLRLTGQWYLALPLLVLGTTAFFAIGMLVGAFCRTEEAASGAANLIIMPMAFLSGTFFPVDNAPGWLQTVSKAFPLRHMNDGMLDVLVRGKGVEALLVPSAVLVAFTLVVGFVATRVFRWED
- a CDS encoding ABC transporter ATP-binding protein, with product MSGARIPAVVVADIRKSYGGLKAVDGVSFTVAEGEFFGILGPNGAGKTTTLEIVEGLRKPDSGRVTLLGVEPWPRNPELLPRIGVQLQASSFFERLTAREQLQTFGSLYGVTARRADEMLELVGLGDKADVQENKLSGGQRQRLSIACALVHDPDVVFLDEPTAALDPQARRNLWDVLRAIQARGKTIVYTTHYLDEAEILCDRVAIMDRGRVLAMDAPATLVRGLDAPTHVVLRKGALTTEAARAISGVEDAHEDEVSLTISTRRPAPVLSALAERGTLDGLQVRTATLEDVFLDLTGREYRA
- a CDS encoding GH92 family glycosyl hydrolase; translated protein: MAADLDPVGRVNTFIGTRDEGNTFPGASAPFGMAHSSPVGSHYAGYRYDDPAIRGFGHFFLSGAGCREQGGLVPVLPALGLPASFDHRAHASGYTHDGEVGEAGYYRVRLASGITAECTATTRTGVERFTFPPGSTPHVLVNVGQADDEEPVSASSVRVVDDRTFAGTVTAQAFCGGKPYTTWFTTTFDRPFRTTGNWGGAEGGAGLRGQWAVFDGDDPVTVATALSHVDAEGAAKNLAESRGRAFDELRAAVQDEWRRELGSVEVEGADPDDLVVFYTALYHVLLQPLTGNDVDGRYRGFDDRVHRADGWTYHEYFSLWDTYRAHNQLLALLRPDRARDVARSVLAVHEQGGWLPRWAYANQETNTMTGDPVTPFLVDLWRFGALEGREEQAYRALWRNATSVPPASSPFEGRAGNPSYLADGFVRHDPGFPKKGQDVDPHHGASATLEYALADHALSIMAEALGHHEDAAVLRARGRNHRALWDPSVTDRGFRGFPRPKVAGGAWLSPFSAQGPDGFHEGTAWQYQWLAQHDVDGLVGLLGGREAALARLDDFFAFTDLPADPARAVRDKWVVGPYDYYDQHRYNPNNEPDLHVPWMYALFGAPWKTSVVVRAAQTLFVAAPDGVTGNDDLGTMSAWYVLGALGLYPVTPGTGEFVLNTPRFARAVVHLADGRDLTVTAPGADPSRLQCTRALRVGDEPWDDVRLSWEVLTAGTTVAHELADAPVEATRGL
- a CDS encoding LacI family DNA-binding transcriptional regulator is translated as MNDVARLAGVSIKTVSRVVNDEAGVHPATAERVLAAIDQLGFRRNLSARNLRRGSSTGTIGLVLEDVGNPFYSGVTRAVEEISRLRGRQVITGSSDEDPSRERELALEFCSRRVDGLLIVPAGLQHGYLVPEMRAGTPVVFLDRPAGDVVADTVLVDNIGGTVEAVAHLASFGHRRIAFLGDAPDIFTANERLRGYREGCVRAGIGYHESMVVMGPHDEHSVRAALAGLRDLADPATAVVTGNNRITVHALRALAGSDSRPALVGFDDFELADLLSPPVTVIAHDASALGKAAADLLYARLDGDGTPPRRVVLPVRLVARGSGEVPV
- a CDS encoding class I mannose-6-phosphate isomerase, coding for MSSDTQPVPLAANQPRQFYRGGAAIAALRNDVGAGGGPEDWVASTTTRFGKDEAGLSRLPDGRWLRDAVAADPVTWLGAEHAAEFGGDTALLVKLLDAGQRLPVHCHPSNAFAEQHFGCRHGKTEGWIVVGTTGPEPTVYIGFREDVPADVVARWVAEQDPAMLDALNPVAVSPGDTVFVPAGVPHAIGEGVFIVELQQPTDFSITLEWDGFLADAEAGHLGLGYDKALDCVERRAQSVDDLVLRTRAETGPSVPLLGTRADPFFRADRLHVSGTAAMEPSFGVLVVLEGAGTVGPVAVHRGSTLVVPHAAGEVVVTGDVVAVRCRPPLVSSLGS
- a CDS encoding class I SAM-dependent methyltransferase; protein product: MTRPDLRATADAYDAVAVRYAELPRHDLDSVPLDRAVLAAFADHVRAAGPVAEVGCGPGRVTAHLRDLGLDAFGVDLSPVMVDLARAAYPDLRFEVGSLDALDLPDGSLHGVLSWYSVIHVPPADLPACFAEFRRVLVPGGHLLLGFFEAGGGPVAAFDHKVVTAYRWPVDDLAALARDAGFAEVGRVLREPCEGERFPQGRLLARAA